A genomic window from Carboxydothermus pertinax includes:
- a CDS encoding M24 family metallopeptidase: MKRIEKLKKRLLQENVASYLITKRENVRYLSGFTGSSGAVLITPEKNYFITDFRYVEQAQKQCPGFIIEKHEDTIFTHAALLVKNHGINTLHFEGDALTFREYRELSEKADGIELQNLSEVVDELREVKDKDEVELIKKACSIADDAFSHLLKRITSGMTEKELAWELEKYMREAGAEDLAFDTIVASGERGALPHGVATSKKITPGEMITLDFGAKFQGYHSDITRTIALGEPPAKMLEIYEIVLEAQEAALNALKPGAFAVDVDRVARDIIAKAGYAEYFGHGLGHGVGLNIHEGPRLSPKGKAVLQPGMVVTVEPGIYLPGIGGVRIEDTVLVTENGFEVLTHSPKSLIVL, translated from the coding sequence ATGAAGAGAATTGAGAAACTTAAAAAACGGCTTTTGCAGGAAAACGTTGCTTCTTATTTAATAACCAAAAGGGAAAATGTTCGGTATCTTTCTGGATTTACCGGAAGTTCCGGCGCAGTCTTAATTACCCCGGAGAAAAATTACTTTATTACCGATTTTCGTTACGTTGAACAGGCGCAAAAGCAGTGTCCGGGGTTTATTATCGAAAAGCATGAAGATACAATTTTTACCCATGCGGCTTTGCTTGTAAAAAACCATGGAATTAATACCTTACATTTTGAAGGAGATGCCCTTACTTTTAGAGAGTACCGGGAACTTAGCGAAAAAGCCGACGGGATAGAGTTGCAAAACCTTTCTGAAGTGGTTGATGAACTGCGAGAAGTTAAAGACAAAGACGAAGTGGAACTTATTAAAAAAGCTTGTAGTATTGCCGATGACGCCTTTTCCCATCTTTTAAAGAGAATAACTTCTGGCATGACTGAAAAAGAACTGGCCTGGGAACTGGAAAAGTATATGCGGGAAGCTGGAGCAGAAGACCTGGCTTTTGATACTATTGTGGCTTCCGGTGAGAGAGGAGCATTGCCCCATGGGGTTGCGACTTCTAAAAAGATTACCCCGGGAGAAATGATAACCTTAGACTTTGGCGCAAAATTCCAGGGGTATCACTCGGATATAACGAGAACAATCGCCCTAGGCGAACCGCCAGCGAAAATGTTAGAGATATACGAGATAGTGTTAGAGGCTCAGGAAGCTGCTTTAAATGCGCTAAAACCCGGGGCTTTTGCGGTGGATGTGGACCGGGTGGCTCGGGATATTATTGCTAAAGCGGGCTATGCCGAGTATTTTGGCCATGGTCTAGGTCACGGGGTAGGACTTAATATCCATGAAGGTCCGAGGCTTTCACCAAAAGGAAAAGCCGTATTGCAACCGGGGATGGTGGTTACCGTAGAACCGGGGATATATTTGCCAGGGATAGGTGGGGTGCGGATTGAAGATACGGTGCTGGTAACCGAGAACGGTTTTGAGGTCTTAACCCACTCACCTAAAAGTTTAATTGTGTTATAA
- the efp gene encoding elongation factor P, producing the protein MISTNDFRTGLTIELDGDVYQVIEFQHVKPGKGSPFVRSKLRNLITGAVVEKTFNAGEKVPKAHVDRREVQYLYNDGDNFYCMDMETYDQFPLTREQFGDAINYVKENTNLWVLFFKDKVIGVELPNFVELKVVDTPPGIKGDTASGGSKPATLETGYVVQVPFFVEVGDVLQIDTRSGQYIKRV; encoded by the coding sequence ATGATTTCCACCAACGATTTTCGTACCGGGCTTACCATTGAATTAGACGGTGACGTCTACCAGGTAATAGAATTCCAGCACGTCAAGCCCGGCAAGGGAAGTCCCTTTGTAAGGTCAAAACTTAGAAATTTAATTACCGGTGCTGTGGTAGAAAAAACTTTCAACGCCGGGGAAAAAGTACCCAAAGCCCATGTAGACCGCCGGGAAGTTCAGTATCTTTATAACGACGGAGATAACTTCTACTGCATGGACATGGAAACTTACGACCAGTTTCCCCTTACCCGGGAGCAATTCGGGGATGCTATAAATTATGTTAAAGAAAATACCAACCTTTGGGTATTGTTCTTTAAAGATAAGGTTATTGGAGTTGAGCTCCCCAATTTTGTGGAATTAAAAGTAGTAGATACCCCACCGGGAATTAAGGGTGACACTGCTTCCGGCGGCAGCAAACCGGCCACCTTAGAAACCGGTTATGTAGTCCAAGTACCATTTTTCGTGGAAGTAGGCGATGTTCTGCAAATTGATACCCGCTCAGGCCAGTATATCAAACGGGTCTAA